Below is a genomic region from Nitrospirota bacterium.
CATGCCCCCCCTTGAACAAAGGGGGGGATTGCCGTTGGCCATTGAGCACCAAAGGAACTTTCCCCCCCTTAACAAGGGGGGGCTTGGGGGGGTGGTTTTCATCCTCCTTTGTGAAACCTCCGTTTCATGACGGTTCATCCGTAAATCCTTCCGGCGGGGTAAGAAAACCCCGCCTATCCATGTGTAAATTTGGGGAAACCCGCCTATCCATTTCTATGAGGATAGGTGGGACATTCTTGTCCCACTCATTTTCATGTCCCTTTGTTAACCATGGTTCATGTGTCTTCATCTATTTTTACCTTCACATTGTCGGTTTCTTTTGAAACTGATTGCTTCATCATCCCAAAAGATGCCGGGGTATAAAGCCCGGCGGAGACTACCATCTTCATCCCGTCTTCAACACTCATGGAAAGGGGTGTTATCAAACTCTCCGGTACAAAAACAAAAAAACCTGTTGTGGGAAGTGGTGTATGGGGAATGAAGACATTAACAACCCTCTCTGTAGTAAGGTTCTGAACCTCCCCTTTTGTTACACCGGTTACAAAACCGATCGTATATATCCCCTTGCTTGGAAACTCTACAAGGACAACCCGGCTGAAACTCTCTTTACTCTGCACTGATACCGTATCAACTATATGTTTAAAAATAGAATATATGTTGCTGACCAGCGGCACCTTTTCGAGGAGGCGCTCCCATAATAGTACAATCTTCCTGCCGATAAAATTTGTCGCAAAAAAACCCACGAGCAGGATGAGCAAAAGAAGGGAGATAATTCCCATCCCAGGGATATAATACCTGTCAAAGCTTTTCAGGAAATTACCAATGAAGCCCTCGAGGAACCTGAGAATAGCATGAAGTACAAGATACGTACCCCATATTGGGATAATTACAAGAAGCCCGGTAATGAAATATTTCTTTATGTGACTCTTCATTCTTTATCATAATACAACAATATAACCTGCGGTTTCAAGAATACTTTAAATGGATAGCCGGAATCGGTATAATTAGGGGGAGTGAGCGGTGAGCAGAAGTAAGAAGTTAGAAGCAAGAAGTAAGATTGAAGATGAGAATTCCACTTTATCAACCTTGTTCAAAGGAGGAACTCATATATCCCCCCTCCCTTGACGGGAGGGGGTTAGGGGGAAGGTGAGCTATGGGGATTCCCAAATGAAAATTTCTGTCAAGGTAAAAACCGGATCAAAAAAAGATTCAGTAAATCAAATGGAAGGGGCAAGCTATCTTGTCTCTGTTAAGGCACAGCCTGTTGAGGGAAAGGCCAACGAGGCCATTATAAAAATTCTGAGTGATTACTTCAACGTGCCAAAAAGCAATATTAATATATTAAGAGGGGAACATTCTAAAAATAAGGTTATTGAGATCCTGTAACCCCCTCCCCTTAATCCCCTCCCGCAAGGGGAGGGGAGAAGATTTTGGTATTGACAGCAAAAAAAATACTCTGCTAATATAATTCATTCATTTAAATAAAAAGGAGGAAACAAATATGGCAACAAAATTAGACCCAATTGCTGAATTCAGGGAAGACCACAGGAAGGTTAGGGACGGATTACTTGACATCATAACGGCTCTTAAATCAAAGGATGTTATAAAGGCAAGGGAGATTTTAGGAAACCTCAATGTCCTTGTAGGCCCTCATTTCAGATATGAGGAGGAAACCCTTTACCCGGCCTTGCGTACGCTCTTAGGCGAATATGTTGATCAACTCATCTCTGAGCACGACGGGGTTATTGGAACTGCACGCGCATGTCTCGGTTTACTGCAAAAAGATACCCTGACAGATATAGGAGCAAGTGAAGCCGCAAATGCAGCAAGGGCAATACTGGTTCATGTCTCCAATTGTGATGGACTTGCCATACTCTCTGAAAGACTTACACAATCAGAACTTGATAATCTCGGAGATAAGTTTGCCGC
It encodes:
- a CDS encoding DUF502 domain-containing protein; this encodes MKSHIKKYFITGLLVIIPIWGTYLVLHAILRFLEGFIGNFLKSFDRYYIPGMGIISLLLLILLVGFFATNFIGRKIVLLWERLLEKVPLVSNIYSIFKHIVDTVSVQSKESFSRVVLVEFPSKGIYTIGFVTGVTKGEVQNLTTERVVNVFIPHTPLPTTGFFVFVPESLITPLSMSVEDGMKMVVSAGLYTPASFGMMKQSVSKETDNVKVKIDEDT
- a CDS encoding DUF167 domain-containing protein, producing the protein MKISVKVKTGSKKDSVNQMEGASYLVSVKAQPVEGKANEAIIKILSDYFNVPKSNINILRGEHSKNKVIEIL
- a CDS encoding hemerythrin domain-containing protein — translated: MATKLDPIAEFREDHRKVRDGLLDIITALKSKDVIKAREILGNLNVLVGPHFRYEEETLYPALRTLLGEYVDQLISEHDGVIGTARACLGLLQKDTLTDIGASEAANAARAILVHVSNCDGLAILSERLTQSELDNLGDKFAAAREKGVPLLDWAATIREKRA